One window of Robiginitalea biformata HTCC2501 genomic DNA carries:
- a CDS encoding dicarboxylate/amino acid:cation symporter, translating into MFDTEIKSLKSLNHYLQKLVEDRLWLKVIIALFLGVGLGLLLSPQNGWITKSTADVLGNWLALPGMLFLKLVQMIMIPLIVASIITGIASNDKENLKKLGGGVLLYFISTTIISVTIGTILALIFRPGKYLHQQAVADHEEALTSNAESTELSFGLNDIPTAITNLLPDNPLASMVSGEMLSIVIFTIIIGVAVLSLPDDLLKPVKLLLSAIQEICMTVVKWAMLLVPVAVFGLMAQLTSSVGLNSLSGLGFYVLVVLIGLLLLVIIYLIGVSLLGKGNPLRFLRKIRDVQLLAFSTTSSAAVMPLSLKTAEEELKVDPTISNFIIPIGATVNMDGTALYQTITTLFIAQAYGLEMGLLNVIVVVVTIVAASIGTPAIPGGGVVILASVLSGAGIPAEGIIIIIGVERLLGMFRTAVNVTGDLTACMVFNRFYGNMPITGSDKVLKTQEECSTV; encoded by the coding sequence ATGTTCGATACGGAAATAAAATCACTGAAATCCCTTAACCACTACCTGCAAAAATTGGTGGAAGATAGGTTATGGCTAAAAGTCATCATTGCACTGTTCCTTGGGGTCGGTCTCGGACTGTTGTTAAGTCCCCAAAATGGTTGGATAACCAAAAGCACTGCCGATGTTCTTGGCAATTGGTTGGCCCTACCTGGCATGCTCTTTCTTAAATTGGTACAGATGATCATGATACCCTTGATCGTTGCCTCTATCATTACAGGTATAGCAAGTAATGACAAAGAGAATCTGAAAAAGCTAGGTGGTGGGGTGCTCTTATATTTTATTTCCACAACAATTATTTCGGTAACTATAGGTACGATCCTTGCCTTAATCTTTCGCCCTGGCAAGTATCTACATCAACAAGCCGTTGCGGATCATGAAGAGGCTTTGACCAGTAATGCCGAAAGCACCGAGCTGTCATTCGGCTTGAACGATATCCCCACTGCTATAACAAATTTGTTGCCCGACAATCCCTTGGCATCCATGGTAAGCGGCGAAATGTTGAGTATTGTCATTTTTACTATTATAATAGGTGTTGCCGTATTGTCCCTTCCCGACGACTTGCTAAAACCTGTAAAATTATTATTGAGTGCCATTCAGGAAATCTGTATGACCGTGGTCAAGTGGGCCATGTTACTGGTTCCCGTTGCCGTTTTCGGCTTGATGGCGCAACTGACTTCTAGCGTTGGTCTAAATTCCCTTTCAGGTCTGGGCTTTTATGTGCTCGTCGTCTTGATAGGGCTATTGTTGTTGGTCATAATTTACCTGATAGGTGTAAGCCTTTTGGGCAAGGGAAATCCGTTACGGTTTTTACGTAAGATCAGGGATGTGCAACTGCTGGCCTTCTCGACCACAAGTTCCGCGGCGGTAATGCCACTCTCCCTCAAAACTGCGGAAGAAGAACTAAAGGTTGATCCTACAATCAGTAATTTCATAATCCCTATCGGAGCCACCGTAAATATGGACGGCACGGCGCTTTACCAGACCATAACCACCCTCTTTATTGCCCAAGCATACGGACTGGAAATGGGCCTTTTGAATGTCATCGTGGTGGTGGTTACCATCGTTGCGGCGTCTATAGGGACACCTGCAATACCCGGAGGGGGCGTTGTGATTTTAGCTTCCGTACTATCCGGTGCAGGCATACCGGCAGAAGGAATAATCATCATAATAGGGGTGGAACGGTTGCTTGGAATGTTTCGGACGGCAGTAAACGTTACCGGCGATCTTACGGCCTGTATGGTATTCAATCGATTTTATGGAAATATGCCCATCACAGGCTCAGATAAAGTACTAAAAACACAAGAAGAGTGTTCCACTGTTTAA
- a CDS encoding transposase, with protein sequence MDTNIKHVGAFISVCDSPGMNAAIYPTIFTSFFTRYENLKQLACFCGAAPFEYTYGTSPQKWAKTHHMENRVLKRQFHMCALSAINHDPELREYYQRKAAEGKNKMLEINNVRNKLILRNCTVMKRQKP encoded by the coding sequence ATGGACACAAATATTAAACATGTTGGGGCATTTATCTCGGTATGCGATTCCCCTGGAATGAATGCAGCAATTTACCCAACCATCTTTACAAGCTTCTTCACCCGCTATGAAAACCTGAAGCAACTTGCTTGCTTTTGCGGGGCAGCCCCCTTTGAGTATACCTACGGGACCAGCCCTCAAAAGTGGGCCAAAACACACCATATGGAAAACCGCGTCTTAAAAAGGCAATTCCACATGTGTGCCCTCTCTGCAATCAATCACGACCCGGAATTAAGGGAATACTACCAACGAAAAGCAGCCGAGGGAAAGAATAAAATGCTGGAGATAAATAATGTTCGGAATAAACTAATCCTGAGGAACTGTACCGTGATGAAGCGTCAAAAACCCTAG
- a CDS encoding universal stress protein, giving the protein MKNILVPTDFSENCTKAAKLGIDMAKLFDAEIHFFHLIQTPVDWVKLEKEKEKRHPETLKKIGSAKSALRELEKKAEQEHLKCQTFLQYQVGTKHIIKHSGHFDHDFIITGSSGTKGAVRELLGSYVEEIVRKSDVPVIVVKEDEVAFPFKNIVFVSDFEEDVSQAFKHVISIAKKCNAHIHLLRVNTKTDTNSIQAGLKPIQTFVEKFPGLKHYSMFVNNEPSVEVGINTFLTYEPADLIAMCTHGNTGFLNLFSKSIAEGVANHSTLPVMTIRI; this is encoded by the coding sequence ATGAAAAATATACTAGTACCCACAGATTTCTCTGAAAACTGCACTAAAGCTGCGAAACTCGGAATAGACATGGCCAAACTTTTTGATGCCGAGATTCATTTTTTCCATTTGATACAGACCCCTGTTGATTGGGTAAAGCTGGAGAAGGAAAAGGAAAAACGGCATCCTGAAACCTTGAAAAAAATCGGCAGTGCAAAATCCGCTTTACGCGAGCTGGAAAAGAAGGCAGAACAGGAACATTTGAAATGTCAAACCTTCCTTCAATATCAAGTAGGAACCAAGCATATTATAAAACATTCGGGGCATTTTGACCATGATTTCATTATCACGGGCAGTAGCGGCACTAAGGGTGCTGTACGTGAATTGTTGGGTAGTTACGTGGAAGAGATCGTCAGAAAATCGGATGTTCCGGTAATCGTGGTCAAGGAGGACGAGGTTGCTTTCCCTTTTAAAAATATCGTATTTGTTTCTGATTTTGAAGAGGATGTAAGTCAAGCATTTAAGCATGTTATTTCCATTGCAAAAAAATGCAATGCACATATCCATCTATTGCGCGTCAATACGAAAACGGATACCAATAGTATTCAAGCAGGACTAAAACCTATCCAAACATTTGTTGAAAAGTTTCCAGGCCTGAAACATTATTCCATGTTCGTCAATAACGAACCCTCTGTAGAGGTGGGAATCAATACCTTCTTAACGTATGAACCGGCGGATTTAATTGCCATGTGTACGCACGGGAATACGGGTTTCTTAAACTTATTTTCCAAAAGTATCGCTGAGGGTGTAGCCAATCATTCCACACTTCCGGTAATGACAATACGCATTTAG
- a CDS encoding ATP cone domain-containing protein — protein MGVIQVKKYSGEMEAFDMNKLVNSLRRSQVDESLVQQIAHEVEGNIEDGMTTKKIYQMAFRMLKSRARVSASRYKLKKALMELGPSGYPFEKFVGKVLQYEGFEVEVGVLVKGDCVQHEVDVIAQKGNRHYMIECKYHSDQGRFCNVKIPLYIQSRFLDVQKQWEKQEGHKNKSHQGGVYTNTRFTSDATHYGNCVGLMLTSWDYPKGKALKNRIDTAGLHPLTSLTTITKSEKSKLLEHGIVLCREIKDNPDVLKKVGIDGARRKKILADSQSLCETHQPNT, from the coding sequence ATGGGAGTAATACAGGTTAAAAAATATTCGGGCGAAATGGAGGCATTTGATATGAATAAACTTGTCAACTCCCTAAGACGTTCTCAGGTCGATGAAAGTCTTGTACAGCAAATCGCCCATGAAGTAGAAGGAAATATTGAGGATGGAATGACCACAAAAAAAATCTATCAAATGGCCTTCAGGATGCTAAAAAGCAGGGCAAGGGTAAGTGCGTCGCGATATAAGCTAAAAAAGGCCTTAATGGAACTTGGGCCATCCGGTTACCCCTTTGAAAAATTTGTTGGCAAAGTATTGCAGTATGAAGGCTTTGAGGTAGAAGTAGGGGTACTCGTCAAAGGCGATTGTGTACAGCATGAAGTGGACGTGATTGCCCAAAAAGGGAATAGGCACTATATGATAGAGTGTAAATATCACAGCGACCAAGGCCGGTTTTGCAATGTGAAAATCCCGCTCTACATCCAATCTAGATTTTTGGATGTTCAAAAGCAATGGGAAAAGCAAGAAGGTCACAAAAACAAATCACACCAAGGCGGTGTTTACACCAATACCCGATTTACAAGTGATGCCACACATTATGGAAACTGTGTCGGGTTAATGCTGACCAGTTGGGATTATCCCAAAGGAAAAGCACTAAAGAATAGAATAGACACAGCTGGCCTGCATCCCTTAACCTCACTGACCACGATTACCAAATCGGAGAAATCGAAATTGTTGGAACATGGAATTGTACTTTGTAGGGAAATAAAGGACAATCCCGATGTGTTGAAAAAAGTTGGGATTGATGGGGCCAGACGAAAAAAGATTCTAGCCGATTCGCAAAGTCTATGCGAAACCCATCAACCAAACACTTGA
- a CDS encoding MBL fold metallo-hydrolase RNA specificity domain-containing protein, which yields MTERTINIHFLGAAGTVTGSKYLLDTGDRKILIDCGLFQGLKELRLKNWEYPPVNVTEIDAVLLTHGHLDHTGYLPRLVKQGFKGPIYGTYPTLDIAKIILNDSAKIQEQEAERANKGGYSKHSPAEPLYDLKDVEKTIPYFKGIPLNQWLPILKNVKARFQYNGHILGATYIELDVQDKRFVFSGDIGRTNDLLLYPPAKPKRADVLFMESTYGGRFHPEETEALPEIEKLVNETVSRGGSLFIPSFSVERAQLMMLIFWRLLKETKIPKVPMIMDSPMGANVLELFHRTRDWHRLEDDECDKMCSHFTVVSSYRETMELRSDDKPKIVIAGSGMLTGGRMLNYLETQAQNPDNTLLFVGYQAEGTRGRKLLEGEKEIKVYGKTVSFKMQVAEIEGLSAHADHAELLDWLSDIKIQPEKIFIVHGEREGAEALKQGIKEIYDWDSEVPQLYGIEELK from the coding sequence ATGACCGAAAGAACTATTAATATCCATTTTTTAGGAGCGGCTGGTACTGTTACTGGTTCCAAATATCTTCTGGACACAGGGGACAGAAAAATACTTATCGATTGCGGTCTGTTTCAGGGGCTCAAAGAACTACGCTTAAAAAACTGGGAATATCCACCTGTAAACGTCACCGAAATTGATGCCGTATTGCTTACCCATGGCCATTTGGACCATACCGGCTATCTGCCAAGGTTGGTAAAGCAAGGTTTCAAAGGGCCTATTTATGGCACCTATCCCACTTTGGACATCGCCAAGATTATATTGAACGATAGTGCCAAAATACAGGAACAAGAGGCCGAACGTGCCAATAAGGGAGGGTATTCAAAGCACAGTCCCGCAGAACCGCTGTACGATTTAAAAGATGTTGAAAAGACCATTCCGTATTTCAAGGGAATACCACTCAACCAGTGGCTTCCCATTTTAAAAAATGTAAAAGCAAGATTTCAGTATAACGGACATATTCTCGGAGCAACCTATATTGAATTGGATGTGCAGGACAAACGATTTGTCTTTTCAGGGGATATTGGTAGAACAAACGATTTGCTCTTATATCCACCTGCTAAACCAAAAAGAGCCGACGTGCTGTTTATGGAATCAACCTATGGCGGTAGGTTCCATCCCGAAGAGACGGAAGCGCTTCCCGAAATTGAAAAATTGGTCAACGAAACCGTTTCAAGGGGCGGTAGCCTTTTTATACCAAGTTTTTCGGTTGAACGCGCCCAATTGATGATGTTGATATTCTGGAGGCTATTAAAAGAAACCAAAATTCCGAAAGTCCCCATGATAATGGACAGCCCAATGGGTGCCAATGTCTTGGAACTATTTCACAGAACACGTGACTGGCATAGGTTGGAAGATGACGAGTGTGACAAAATGTGCTCCCACTTTACCGTTGTTAGCAGCTACCGTGAAACTATGGAACTGAGAAGTGATGACAAACCAAAAATTGTCATTGCCGGAAGCGGAATGCTCACAGGCGGCAGAATGTTGAACTATCTGGAAACCCAGGCACAAAACCCCGATAACACTTTACTCTTTGTTGGCTATCAAGCGGAAGGTACCCGTGGAAGAAAATTATTGGAAGGAGAAAAGGAAATAAAAGTGTATGGAAAGACTGTATCCTTCAAAATGCAAGTGGCCGAGATTGAAGGTCTTTCGGCCCATGCAGACCATGCCGAATTGTTGGATTGGTTGAGTGATATAAAGATTCAGCCAGAAAAAATATTTATCGTTCATGGCGAAAGAGAAGGGGCCGAGGCCTTAAAACAGGGAATCAAGGAAATCTATGACTGGGATAGTGAAGTTCCCCAACTCTATGGTATCGAAGAGTTAAAGTAG
- a CDS encoding thymidine phosphorylase family protein, whose protein sequence is MEMEEKSNILKYKSLGIYTQNENVVYMREDCHVCISEGFEALTRIRVSNMSSSIIASLHIITSEVLRQGEIGLSQIAAKKLKVWDGETLYVSHLEPIESLSFVRAKIYNQKLGYTAYKDIITDIIEGDYSNIHLSAFITACAGDRMDIDEISDLTKAMISSGKQLDWKKEIVVDKHCIGGLPGNRTTPIVVAIAAAYGLTMPKTSSRAITSPAGTADTMEVLTNVTLSGEEIKRVVEQEGGCLVWGGTAQLSPADDILIKVEKALDIDSEGQLIASVLSKKAAAGATHVVIDIPVGKTAKVRSEEAVQKLKEHMEAVGNAVGLKIKVVITDGSQPVGRGIGPNLEAVDVLSVLQNKRDAPQDLKERGLLLAGHLLELSEKVETGKGLDTAKELLESGKAYQKFEAICKAQGRFSKTYVAPYQFEMHAPKRGKVKKINNRKIAKLAKLSGAPQSKLAGISMNVRLGDEIEKGGLLYILHAETNGELNYALEYYENHDDIITIQ, encoded by the coding sequence ATGGAAATGGAAGAAAAATCAAACATCCTCAAATATAAATCGCTAGGTATTTACACGCAAAATGAAAACGTTGTGTATATGCGAGAAGATTGTCATGTCTGTATTTCAGAAGGGTTTGAGGCATTGACCCGTATAAGGGTATCGAACATGAGCTCCTCGATAATTGCAAGTCTGCATATCATTACTTCAGAAGTTCTTAGGCAGGGCGAAATAGGGCTGTCACAAATAGCAGCAAAAAAACTCAAAGTATGGGACGGCGAAACGTTATACGTGTCCCATTTGGAACCCATAGAATCATTGAGCTTTGTAAGGGCAAAAATTTATAATCAAAAGCTCGGTTATACAGCTTACAAGGACATCATCACGGATATCATCGAAGGCGATTATTCCAATATCCACTTATCGGCATTTATTACGGCCTGTGCAGGCGACCGAATGGATATCGATGAAATCTCGGACCTTACCAAGGCGATGATATCCTCGGGAAAACAACTGGATTGGAAGAAGGAAATAGTGGTTGACAAACACTGTATCGGGGGATTACCGGGCAATAGAACTACGCCTATCGTTGTCGCAATTGCCGCCGCTTACGGGCTGACCATGCCCAAAACTTCCTCACGGGCCATTACTTCTCCAGCGGGTACGGCCGATACTATGGAAGTATTGACGAATGTTACCCTTTCTGGCGAAGAAATCAAACGTGTCGTGGAACAGGAAGGCGGCTGTTTGGTATGGGGCGGTACGGCACAATTAAGCCCAGCGGACGATATTCTCATTAAGGTGGAAAAAGCCTTGGATATTGATAGCGAAGGTCAACTGATTGCCTCGGTATTGTCTAAAAAAGCGGCTGCAGGTGCTACCCATGTGGTAATCGACATTCCTGTTGGGAAAACGGCCAAGGTGCGCAGTGAAGAGGCCGTGCAAAAACTCAAGGAACATATGGAAGCCGTAGGCAATGCAGTAGGGCTTAAAATAAAGGTGGTCATTACCGATGGCAGCCAGCCCGTGGGCAGGGGTATCGGCCCTAATTTAGAGGCGGTTGATGTGCTAAGTGTTTTGCAGAATAAGAGGGATGCGCCACAAGACCTAAAAGAACGAGGATTATTGTTGGCGGGGCACCTCTTGGAGCTATCGGAAAAAGTGGAAACAGGAAAAGGCCTTGATACAGCGAAAGAATTGTTGGAAAGCGGAAAGGCTTATCAAAAATTCGAGGCCATCTGCAAGGCCCAAGGAAGATTTTCAAAAACCTATGTTGCCCCTTACCAATTTGAGATGCATGCACCTAAACGTGGTAAGGTCAAAAAAATAAACAATCGAAAGATTGCAAAACTCGCAAAATTGTCGGGAGCACCACAATCCAAATTGGCGGGCATTTCGATGAACGTCCGGTTGGGCGATGAGATAGAAAAGGGGGGATTGCTCTATATACTCCACGCAGAAACAAATGGGGAACTGAACTATGCCTTGGAATATTATGAGAATCATGATGATATAATTACAATCCAATAA
- a CDS encoding ribose-phosphate pyrophosphokinase, which produces MQTILFSLPGNQELTELLAKKMNAEIGECAIRKFPDGESYTRILSDVKGKCVVLVCTLHEPDVKLLPLYFLSHTAKSLGAMCTCLVAPYLAYMRQDKVFNDGEGVSSTYFGKLISGFADSITTVDPHLHRISSLGEVYDIPNRVIHAADAISKYINENIHNPVLIGPDSESEQWVSDVAKKAEVPFTVLQKVRHGDRDVEVSVPNVAKYKVSTPVLVDDIISTAQTMIETTEHLKNAGMKPAICIGIHAVFSGNAYQDLWDAHVKDIITCNTIPHQSNGIDLSDVIAQEVTELMYHT; this is translated from the coding sequence ATGCAAACGATATTATTTAGCCTTCCCGGCAACCAAGAATTAACGGAACTCCTAGCAAAGAAAATGAATGCCGAAATCGGGGAATGTGCGATACGAAAATTTCCTGATGGCGAGTCCTATACTCGCATTCTGTCCGATGTAAAAGGAAAATGTGTGGTATTGGTCTGTACCCTTCACGAACCTGATGTAAAGTTGTTGCCTCTTTACTTTTTGAGCCATACGGCCAAATCATTGGGGGCAATGTGTACCTGTTTGGTGGCACCCTATTTGGCTTATATGCGCCAAGACAAGGTTTTTAACGATGGTGAGGGGGTTTCCTCCACCTATTTTGGAAAATTGATTTCGGGCTTTGCCGATAGTATCACGACCGTCGATCCCCATTTGCATCGCATAAGTTCTTTAGGCGAGGTATATGATATTCCGAATAGGGTTATCCATGCCGCGGATGCCATCTCCAAATACATCAATGAAAATATACACAATCCGGTATTAATAGGCCCTGATTCCGAAAGCGAGCAATGGGTTTCCGATGTAGCCAAAAAAGCCGAAGTTCCATTTACCGTATTGCAAAAGGTGCGCCATGGTGATCGTGATGTTGAAGTTTCCGTACCCAATGTAGCGAAATATAAAGTATCCACTCCAGTCCTGGTGGATGATATCATATCTACGGCTCAGACAATGATAGAAACCACGGAACATTTGAAGAATGCCGGAATGAAACCGGCGATATGCATCGGAATCCATGCTGTTTTTTCCGGAAACGCCTATCAAGACCTTTGGGATGCCCATGTGAAAGATATCATTACTTGCAACACCATACCACACCAATCGAACGGTATTGACCTAAGTGATGTCATAGCCCAGGAAGTAACTGAACTGATGTACCATACATGA
- a CDS encoding copper-translocating P-type ATPase — MDKEHNMSHDEHSDHNPKHGQMGHDHHKMMIADFRKRFWVTLVLTIPILFLSPMIQEFFGYDFLLPGNPYILFAISSIVYFYGGWPFLKGFWSEVKKGAPGMMTLIAMAISVAYFYSSATVFGLEGVDFFWELATLIAIMLVGHWIEMKSVLGASKALQLLVSMMPAEAHRVNGETIEDIALEDLLKGDLILIKPGEKVPADGIVVEGSSYLNESMLTGESKPVKKELNDKVIGGSVNGNSSLKVKVEHTGKDSYLNKVITMVEEAQKTKSKMQNLSDRAAKWLTYIALAIGFGTLAVWLALGFPFVYALERMVTVMVIACPHALGLAIPLVVAISTAVSAQNGLLIRNRTAFEESRKISALLFDKTGTLTKGDFGVTRIESVDNNNSSAEVLRLASALEQSSEHPIAVGIIKKIKEDKVIIPKPKNFNSITGKGVEATVENKKIKVVSPGYLRDEKIDIPKDAYSDAAETVVFVLIDGKLAGYIALADEIRPESAEAIRIFKKNNIKVLMATGDNEKTAKAVSEKLGLDGYYAEVLPHQKVEIVKQLQEKEEFVAMTGDGVNDAPALAQANVGIAVGSGTDVAAETADIILVNSNPQDIANLILFGKATYNKMIQNLIWATGYNVVAIPLAAGVLYASGFVLGPAVGAVFMSLSTIIVAINAQLLKRKIAKK; from the coding sequence ATGGATAAGGAACACAATATGAGCCATGATGAACATTCCGACCATAATCCGAAACATGGGCAGATGGGTCATGACCACCATAAGATGATGATCGCTGACTTTAGAAAACGTTTTTGGGTAACCTTGGTACTGACCATACCCATTCTATTTCTGTCGCCGATGATCCAAGAATTTTTCGGCTATGATTTTTTGTTGCCGGGCAACCCGTACATTCTATTCGCAATATCGTCCATAGTTTATTTCTATGGTGGCTGGCCTTTTTTAAAGGGATTCTGGTCTGAGGTGAAAAAAGGTGCCCCGGGAATGATGACCCTGATTGCCATGGCCATAAGTGTGGCCTATTTTTATAGTTCGGCTACCGTTTTTGGCCTTGAAGGTGTTGATTTCTTCTGGGAACTGGCTACCCTTATAGCCATTATGCTTGTAGGCCACTGGATAGAGATGAAGAGTGTTCTGGGAGCCTCAAAAGCCCTGCAATTATTGGTAAGTATGATGCCCGCCGAAGCACACCGCGTAAATGGCGAAACAATAGAAGATATAGCACTGGAAGATTTATTGAAAGGTGATTTGATCCTGATAAAACCAGGAGAGAAAGTTCCTGCGGACGGTATTGTCGTGGAAGGATCGAGTTACTTGAACGAATCAATGCTTACGGGGGAATCTAAACCTGTAAAAAAAGAACTAAACGACAAAGTGATAGGTGGTTCGGTAAACGGAAACAGTAGTTTAAAGGTCAAGGTAGAACATACTGGTAAGGATAGTTATCTCAATAAAGTGATAACCATGGTCGAGGAAGCCCAAAAAACAAAATCCAAAATGCAGAACCTTTCAGATAGGGCTGCCAAATGGCTTACCTATATTGCATTGGCCATTGGTTTTGGCACATTGGCTGTTTGGCTTGCATTGGGATTCCCCTTTGTATATGCCTTGGAACGAATGGTCACGGTTATGGTCATTGCCTGTCCCCACGCATTGGGTCTTGCCATTCCATTGGTAGTAGCCATTTCCACAGCAGTTTCGGCACAGAACGGGTTGTTGATCCGCAACAGGACGGCATTTGAAGAATCCCGAAAAATATCCGCTCTGCTTTTCGACAAGACCGGAACGCTGACCAAAGGGGATTTTGGTGTTACCCGTATAGAGTCGGTAGACAATAACAATTCCTCGGCCGAAGTATTACGGCTCGCCAGTGCTTTGGAACAAAGTTCCGAACACCCTATTGCAGTTGGCATCATCAAAAAAATCAAGGAGGATAAGGTAATCATCCCAAAACCTAAAAATTTTAATTCTATAACCGGAAAAGGTGTTGAAGCCACTGTTGAGAACAAAAAGATAAAAGTGGTAAGCCCTGGTTATTTAAGGGATGAAAAAATAGATATTCCAAAAGATGCCTATAGTGATGCTGCTGAAACAGTTGTATTTGTTTTAATCGATGGGAAGTTGGCAGGATACATTGCACTTGCCGATGAGATCAGACCGGAATCCGCCGAAGCGATCAGGATTTTCAAAAAGAACAATATTAAAGTGCTCATGGCAACAGGAGACAATGAAAAGACAGCAAAGGCGGTGAGCGAAAAATTAGGACTTGACGGGTATTATGCCGAAGTTTTGCCACACCAAAAGGTTGAAATCGTAAAGCAATTACAGGAAAAGGAGGAATTTGTAGCAATGACCGGCGATGGGGTTAACGATGCCCCTGCACTGGCACAGGCCAATGTTGGCATTGCAGTCGGTTCAGGTACCGATGTAGCCGCAGAGACAGCAGATATTATTTTAGTAAACAGCAATCCACAAGACATCGCTAACCTGATTTTGTTTGGGAAGGCCACCTATAACAAGATGATCCAGAACCTGATATGGGCTACCGGTTATAATGTTGTCGCAATACCCCTTGCCGCAGGAGTCCTATACGCTTCGGGATTTGTCCTTGGTCCGGCCGTAGGAGCCGTATTTATGAGCTTGTCAACCATCATTGTCGCCATAAACGCCCAATTACTAAAAAGGAAAATTGCGAAGAAATAG
- a CDS encoding MFS transporter — protein sequence MNKPQKLGRIFLILLSLFVVMLGYGILLPILPYYTERLALKDNLDADRINFHIGMLTSIYPLFQLIFVIVWGRLSDKYGRKPIILVGLIGFITMNLLTGLATSLTMLYSARIFGGIFTSSVIPVSNAYLSDITSQKRRTKTMAWSGVAISSGVIFGPVLGGLLSQTNVHLELSFGIFHFNRFSIPFLFAAILGLIILFVIIKWLKNTAIVTRIREKTIKFDFTLSNYFIILLLLSFVMQFVVTLFETVFSIYGKDELAFNSSQVGIGFMLCGSVMAVLQPVFATYGEKIITSKQQITLGLLITGVSLLMFPFLQSELSVYGMIILFASGGAMVTPNLLSAVSLLSKEDTGRNISIQSSSNSIGQILGPVLGTWLLAGGFYYPFIIAGLIILMAIGLVYYLQTKN from the coding sequence ATGAACAAGCCACAAAAACTTGGCAGGATATTTTTGATTCTGCTAAGTCTATTTGTCGTTATGTTAGGGTATGGGATACTACTGCCCATTCTCCCCTACTATACGGAAAGATTGGCATTAAAAGATAATTTAGATGCCGACCGGATTAACTTCCATATCGGCATGTTGACCAGTATTTATCCGTTGTTCCAACTCATATTCGTAATTGTATGGGGAAGACTTTCCGATAAATATGGTCGTAAGCCCATAATTCTAGTAGGCCTAATCGGATTTATAACAATGAACTTGCTGACCGGGCTGGCTACTTCGCTTACAATGCTCTATTCCGCCCGCATTTTTGGGGGAATTTTCACTTCATCCGTCATTCCTGTAAGCAATGCCTATCTAAGTGACATAACCTCTCAAAAGCGAAGAACCAAAACAATGGCATGGTCCGGAGTGGCCATTAGTTCTGGTGTTATTTTTGGCCCTGTTTTGGGCGGCCTCTTATCGCAGACCAATGTGCACTTGGAACTATCTTTTGGGATATTTCATTTTAACCGATTTTCGATTCCATTTCTTTTTGCCGCCATATTAGGTTTGATCATATTGTTCGTAATTATAAAATGGTTGAAGAACACGGCAATTGTGACCAGGATTAGAGAAAAAACGATAAAATTTGATTTTACCTTAAGTAACTATTTTATCATCCTACTGCTGCTATCCTTTGTAATGCAATTTGTTGTGACCCTCTTTGAAACCGTCTTTTCAATCTATGGCAAGGATGAATTGGCGTTCAATAGTAGTCAAGTGGGTATAGGCTTTATGCTTTGCGGTTCTGTGATGGCGGTATTACAGCCTGTTTTTGCTACTTATGGGGAAAAGATAATAACCTCAAAACAGCAAATAACGTTAGGCTTATTGATAACAGGGGTATCGCTCTTAATGTTCCCTTTTTTACAAAGTGAGCTATCTGTATATGGTATGATAATACTATTTGCCAGTGGCGGTGCCATGGTAACCCCGAATCTGCTTTCGGCAGTCTCTTTGTTATCCAAGGAAGATACGGGAAGAAATATTTCCATTCAAAGCTCCTCCAACAGTATCGGCCAGATTTTAGGGCCTGTGTTGGGAACATGGTTGCTGGCAGGTGGCTTTTATTATCCTTTTATAATTGCAGGATTGATCATTTTGATGGCGATAGGATTGGTTTACTATCTACAAACAAAAAATTAG